A single genomic interval of Pomacea canaliculata isolate SZHN2017 linkage group LG5, ASM307304v1, whole genome shotgun sequence harbors:
- the LOC112564691 gene encoding uncharacterized transporter slc-17.2-like isoform X2 produces MGKRKIEFLPDGAIDMKEVPFWTSARLCLAVIGFLGFIFVYALRVNLSVAVVCMVNRTAVAAISRDDNSSAGVGDEECAALSTGNATSGSSVEDGNIEWDKKTQGMVLGSFFWGYLASQIPAGWLATRIGGKWLFGVAMLVAALLTIITPVVAENTFVGLMVVRILLGAASGVTFPAMHCMWGSWAPPLERTKLMAFTYAGAQVGNIITFPLAGFLCKYGFAGGWPSIFYVIGGVALLWVVVWMLFTSNTPAQHRRITDIERRYIQSSLQSNDTDDTKRPSIPWRGIATSMPNYAIIVSNITSDWGAYTLLTSIPTYISEVLKFDIASNGLVSALPYIGMWATMNISGWLSDLLRRHRLLSTGNTRKLMDAFGKVVAGLLLVGLGYVDCTQPAVAIALLVLGVSIAGFQYSGFLVNHVDIAPAFAGILFGISNSIAAVTGFLSPVVVGIITEEVCYEAEWQIVFYVAAAIYLFGAIFYVIFASGVLQPWASGASKTLEVDDGGLAMAESPVDKGDNDVEQKERLMRNVTNDRL; encoded by the exons ATGGgcaagagaaaaatagaattcTTACCGGACGGGGCCATCGACATGAAAGAAG TTCCATTCTGGACATCGGCCCGTCTGTGTCTGGCTGTCATCGGCTTTCTCGGCTTCATCTTCGTCTACGCCCTTCGCGTTAACCTGTCGGTCGCCGTCGTCTGCATGGTCAACCGCACGGCCGTGGCCGCCATCAGCAGAGACGACAACAGCAGTGCCGGCGTCGGCGACGAGGAATGTGCCGCCCTCTCTACCGGAAATGCCACGTCGGGTTCTTCGGTtgag GACGGCAACATAGAATGGGACAAGAAGACTCAAGGCATGGTGCTGGGCTCTTTCTTCTGGGGCTACCTAGCCTCACAGATTCCTGCGGGCTGGCTGGCCACCCGGATCGGCGGCAAGTGGTTGTTTGGGGTGGCCATGCTGGTGGCAGCCCTGCTGACCATCATCACGCCCGTGGTGGCAGAAAACACCTTCGTAGGTCTAATGGTGGTTCGCATTCTGCTAGGAGCTGCTTCG GGCGTGACGTTTCCCGCCATGCACTGCATGTGGGGGTCATGGGCGCCGCCACTAGAGAGAACAAAGCTGATGGCCTTTACCTATGCCG GTGCACAGGTGGGCAACATAATTACCTTTCCTTTGGCCGGCTTCTTATGCAAATATGGCTTCGCAGGGGGATGGCCTTCAATCTTCTACGTCATAG GTGGGGTGGCGTTGctgtgggtggtggtgtggatGTTGTTCACCAGTAATACTCCAGCACAGCATCGCCGCATCACCGACATCGAGCGACGCTACATCCAGTCCAGTCTGCAAAGTAACGACACTGACGACACCAAG AGGCCGAGCATACCCTGGCGAGGGATCGCCACATCCATGCCCAACTACGCCATCATCGTCAGCAACATCACTTCCGACTGGGGCGCCTACACCCTGCTGACGAGCATCCCTACCTACATTAGCGAGGTCCTCAAATTCGACATAGCCTCG AACGGACTGGTCTCGGCGCTGCCCTACATCGGGATGTGGGCCACGATGAACATATCCGGGTGGCTGTCAGATCTCCTTCGCCGCCATCGACTTTTAAGCACTGGGAATACCCGGAAACTGATGGACGCTTTTG GGAAGGTGGTGGCTGGGTTGCTGCTGGTGGGGCTCGGGTACGTGGACTGCACACAGCCGGCAGTCGCTATCGCTCTACTGGTGCTGGGTGTCTCCATCGCCGGCTTCCAGTACAGCGGTTTCCTAGTCAACCACGTCGACATCGCCCCGGCCTTCGCCGGCATCCTCTTCGGCATCTCCAACTCCATCGCCGCGGTCACGGGATTCCTCTCGCCCGTCGTTGTCGGCATCATCACGGAGGAGGtatgct ACGAGGCGGAATGGCAGATCGTCTTCTACGTCGCGGCCGCAATTTACCTGTTCGGCGCCATCTTCTACGTTATCTTTGCCTCCGGGGTGCTGCAGCCGTGGGCCTCGGGGGCCTCCAAGACACTGGAGGTGGATGACGGAGGGCTGGCGATGGCGGAGTCCCCCGtggacaagggagacaatgacGTCGAGCAGAAGGAGCGCCTGATGAGGAATGTGACGAACGACAGACTCTAA
- the LOC112564692 gene encoding complement C1q-like protein 4, protein MAVAAWLLFAMMCSLSLAGMGLCGSLNRPLVKSPSRSRRSDDVDPLTAVVNQLSQEVLQLKTSLAALEASQARLAGSQTMSVSFTVHFSKADVVGLGTDQILVFDVARNNIGNGYNTGTGFFTAPVAGSYVFFLGMQRHGDDESTFIASIVKGTTTIGVAEAGYSPFEHGSMLVTTHLERGDTVCVKASHGTTVYGGMSTVFSGFLLHQN, encoded by the coding sequence atggcGGTTGCTGCCTGGTTATTGTTTGCCATGATGTGCAGCTTGTCGCTAGCCGGGATGGGCCTGTGTGGCTCACTAAACAGACCACTAGTAAAATCACCATCCCGCAGTCGCCGCTCTGATGATGTTGATCCACTTACTGCTGTTGTCAACCAACTCTCCCAGGAAGTGTTGCAGCTGAAAACGAGTCTAGCTGCACTGGAGGCTAGTCAGGCTAGACTAGCAGGCAGCCAGACTATGTCAGTCAGCTTTACCGTCCACTTCTCTAAGGCAGACGTGGTTGGGCTAGGCACGGATCAAATTCTCGTCTTCGATGTTGCCAGGAACAACATCGGCAATGGTTACAACACAGGCACTGGTTTCTTCACAGCGCCAGTCGCCGGAAGTTACGTCTTCTTTCTCGGCATGCAGCGCCACGGCGACGACGAGTCGACTTTCATCGCATCCATTGTGAAAGGAACAACAACCATTGGCGTCGCAGAGGCCGGCTACAGTCCTTTCGAGCACGGGAGTATGTTGGTGACAACTCACCTCGAGCGAGGGGACACTGTGTGTGTAAAGGCGAGCCACGGAACCACAGTCTATGGAGGTATGTCCACGGTCTTCTCTGGATTTCTGCTCCACCAGAACTGA
- the LOC112564691 gene encoding uncharacterized transporter slc-17.2-like isoform X1 produces the protein MGKRKIEFLPDGAIDMKEVPFWTSARLCLAVIGFLGFIFVYALRVNLSVAVVCMVNRTAVAAISRDDNSSAGVGDEECAALSTGNATSGSSVEDGNIEWDKKTQGMVLGSFFWGYLASQIPAGWLATRIGGKWLFGVAMLVAALLTIITPVVAENTFVGLMVVRILLGAASGVTFPAMHCMWGSWAPPLERTKLMAFTYAGAQVGNIITFPLAGFLCKYGFAGGWPSIFYVIGGVALLWVVVWMLFTSNTPAQHRRITDIERRYIQSSLQSNDTDDTKRPSIPWRGIATSMPNYAIIVSNITSDWGAYTLLTSIPTYISEVLKFDIASNGLVSALPYIGMWATMNISGWLSDLLRRHRLLSTGNTRKLMDAFGKVVAGLLLVGLGYVDCTQPAVAIALLVLGVSIAGFQYSGFLVNHVDIAPAFAGILFGISNSIAAVTGFLSPVVVGIITEERQTRRNGRSSSTSRPQFTCSAPSSTLSLPPGCCSRGPRGPPRHWRWMTEGWRWRSPPWTRETMTSSRRSA, from the exons ATGGgcaagagaaaaatagaattcTTACCGGACGGGGCCATCGACATGAAAGAAG TTCCATTCTGGACATCGGCCCGTCTGTGTCTGGCTGTCATCGGCTTTCTCGGCTTCATCTTCGTCTACGCCCTTCGCGTTAACCTGTCGGTCGCCGTCGTCTGCATGGTCAACCGCACGGCCGTGGCCGCCATCAGCAGAGACGACAACAGCAGTGCCGGCGTCGGCGACGAGGAATGTGCCGCCCTCTCTACCGGAAATGCCACGTCGGGTTCTTCGGTtgag GACGGCAACATAGAATGGGACAAGAAGACTCAAGGCATGGTGCTGGGCTCTTTCTTCTGGGGCTACCTAGCCTCACAGATTCCTGCGGGCTGGCTGGCCACCCGGATCGGCGGCAAGTGGTTGTTTGGGGTGGCCATGCTGGTGGCAGCCCTGCTGACCATCATCACGCCCGTGGTGGCAGAAAACACCTTCGTAGGTCTAATGGTGGTTCGCATTCTGCTAGGAGCTGCTTCG GGCGTGACGTTTCCCGCCATGCACTGCATGTGGGGGTCATGGGCGCCGCCACTAGAGAGAACAAAGCTGATGGCCTTTACCTATGCCG GTGCACAGGTGGGCAACATAATTACCTTTCCTTTGGCCGGCTTCTTATGCAAATATGGCTTCGCAGGGGGATGGCCTTCAATCTTCTACGTCATAG GTGGGGTGGCGTTGctgtgggtggtggtgtggatGTTGTTCACCAGTAATACTCCAGCACAGCATCGCCGCATCACCGACATCGAGCGACGCTACATCCAGTCCAGTCTGCAAAGTAACGACACTGACGACACCAAG AGGCCGAGCATACCCTGGCGAGGGATCGCCACATCCATGCCCAACTACGCCATCATCGTCAGCAACATCACTTCCGACTGGGGCGCCTACACCCTGCTGACGAGCATCCCTACCTACATTAGCGAGGTCCTCAAATTCGACATAGCCTCG AACGGACTGGTCTCGGCGCTGCCCTACATCGGGATGTGGGCCACGATGAACATATCCGGGTGGCTGTCAGATCTCCTTCGCCGCCATCGACTTTTAAGCACTGGGAATACCCGGAAACTGATGGACGCTTTTG GGAAGGTGGTGGCTGGGTTGCTGCTGGTGGGGCTCGGGTACGTGGACTGCACACAGCCGGCAGTCGCTATCGCTCTACTGGTGCTGGGTGTCTCCATCGCCGGCTTCCAGTACAGCGGTTTCCTAGTCAACCACGTCGACATCGCCCCGGCCTTCGCCGGCATCCTCTTCGGCATCTCCAACTCCATCGCCGCGGTCACGGGATTCCTCTCGCCCGTCGTTGTCGGCATCATCACGGAGGAG AGGCAGACGAGGCGGAATGGCAGATCGTCTTCTACGTCGCGGCCGCAATTTACCTGTTCGGCGCCATCTTCTACGTTATCTTTGCCTCCGGGGTGCTGCAGCCGTGGGCCTCGGGGGCCTCCAAGACACTGGAGGTGGATGACGGAGGGCTGGCGATGGCGGAGTCCCCCGtggacaagggagacaatgacGTCGAGCAGAAGGAGCGCCTGA